The sequence below is a genomic window from Setaria italica strain Yugu1 chromosome IV, Setaria_italica_v2.0, whole genome shotgun sequence.
ATTCGGTACATCACAGGATTGTACCACAAATTATGTATTGAATTAAGGGGTTTAAGAACATGGTTGTCATGTTGTTGTAGGGAAAGGGTTGTACAtgctatttttcttgttttttttttcatatatgagattgagaataatgaattgttagGTCAAGAATTTTTGAACATAAATCCCCTCTTTgatatcatttttttctttagtAGCTCAAAAGTTAGATAATGTTCCCAACAGGAGTGATGACACAGCCATCAAAAGGAAAACTAAGCTTTTTTGGTAATATATTTAGTAAAATGAACTGCATTTAGAAAAGGGTAAATAGTTTTTTCTTTCCTATTGAGCTACATAGATTTAGTTGATCAACATTTTATGATTCTATTACTGTCATCTGTTGGAGCATTTTGCAAAGGATTGAAAGAAGGAATGCAATTGTTCCACTTCAATGAATTGCTTTGGAAGATAGGAATTGCTTTCTAGGATAATATGTTCCAATTTTCTCCTTTGATGTTAATTGCGCACCCATGTCCGAATTCTTTTGCCAGAATTGGCCTCAAGTATCTGAGTTAAATTCCAACAAATGTCCATGTCTGAGTACTTTTCCCACCCTTATTTTGACTGAAATTGATACCTGAATCTTGTGGATCCAGAGACCTATCAGTGTCCAAGCAACACTGTTTCTGCACTAAAGAAATGCTAAAAATACATTTTCGATGGGCTTGATTCCATCTCTTGGGTTCTAGGCATCAATTTCTTGGGACAGGGACTCATATGTTTACCCCTACTTTCAGCTCTAGTAAAGTTGTTTTTACACAAGTGGGACATTCATTCATTTAGGCTTTAGACTATTTGTCCTATAGCTTCATACACCATGACTAtcaagtactccctctgttccaaattataggtcgttttggtttttctaggttcatggatattattatgcatctatacatagtgtatgtctagatgcataataatatctatgaacctagaaaagccaaaactatctataatttggaacggagggagtatgaagTATGACTGCAAAGTCATTAATCTCCATATTATATCTGGGGTACGTTGCAGATAGTGTGGTAAAGTTGCTGAACTTGTGTGTGGTATCTGAGAATCTTATgcttgttattatgctttgaaATCTGTAGCAAAGAAGAGAATTTCTTGGTGGATGCAATTCATGGGATTATTTGTTGTCACTATTTCTTTCAGTTTAACATTCACGTTTACTTCTGGTCAGACTGGCTGCCTCCTTGCATCAGAAGAATTTCTAAAATGCATATTCATGCGCACTCATTTACTACTTTCCATTATtctctttttttgtttgaacTTGAACTCAGCTAATGCTtgatcttccttttcttttctttcttccaaGATTGTTGAACTTTGGACAAAGAGAAGGTTTCGTTGTGACTGTGGGAACTCAAAGTTTGGCGGTCACCTCTGCAAACTCTGCCCTGAGAAAGATTCTGAGAATCCAGAAAATTGTTATAACCATAACTTCAAAGGTTCATATTGCACATGTGGAAGGCCGTATCCTGATCCAGAAGCTAAAGAGCAAGTTGAAATGATACAATGCTGTATTTGTGAGGACTGGTTTCATGAGGATCATATTGGTCTTAACTCTATTGAAGAGGTAATCTACTTACCATTATTTTCTTTAATGGCATCATATTTGTTAACTTCTTTCTGTGTTGTGTTTCTTCATGGTTGCACTGTATCTGCAATAGTGCCATTCTATGCTAGTAGTGCTTAGAATTTTTCTTGTGGTCATGTCATTTCCTGTCTAGATGTTTTATTCTGTTCATAAACCTAAGAAATTGTGCAATGCGCTATTTTCTATTCCCtgtgttccaaattgtaagccgtttcggcttttctaggtacatagctatgcacctagatacatagtaaatacatactatgaatctagaaagcTAAAATGACTTACAGTTTGGAGCGGAGGGAGTAGTTCATTATACTCTACAGTTTTGGGTGAAACTACAAACAAATGCATGCTTGATTGGTGTTTTTTGTTGACAGCATTTACCTTCCCTTCCCCAAAGAACAACTGCTCATGCAATAGTTATGCTATTCGGGACTTAGAATCTCTTTCTGAGCTGCTAAGCAACTAGCTTACGCATTGATTTAACAAAGTTTTACTTCTATGCTTTACCAGGTGGTGCAAACTTAATGCATATTTGTTAGCTCGCTTTTTTTTTCAGTAGAGGATGTTTCAGGTATCCATAGAATAAAATCTAACATCTATTAGTTCCCCGGCACAGATATCCATAGGATAAAATCTAACATGTTCTGTTAGTTCCCAGGTACCTGCAAAATATAATGTGTGCTTAATGGCTTTCCTGTTTTGCAGATACCGCGAGATGAGGAAGGGGAGCCACTCTATGAGGATTTCATATGCCATAAATGCTCACCTGTTTGTCATTTCTTGAAACTGTATCCTCAAACAATCTGGGCTTCTGGTAAGCAGAAATTGGCATCACAAACTGATACAAGTAATTCAACTGTGATGGAAGGAGGACCTTCAGATCAGGCTAACATTGAGAAACATGAAAATGGTGATCTTGTTGATCATATGTGTGGTGAGAAGACCTCCATGGAGAATGGTACTGCAAAAGATATTGCTGTTCCTGAGAAGGCCAATTTAGGGAGCAGTTCTGGAGACATCTGCAAGCTAGGAATGGATGTAAATACGATGCCAGCTGTTACAGAGAGAAATATGCCCTTTTTCATGTCTAAAGGCTGGAGGGATACACTATGCAGGTGCGAAACATGCACTAACTTCTATGCACAACAGGGTATTGCATATCTTGTTGACAAGGAGGACTCTATTGAGGAGTATGAGAAGATTGCCAAGCAGAAGAGGGAGAAGAAGTTGGAGCAGCAGGAAGGAGCTGAGACAAACTTCCTGAATTCGCTTAACCATGTTCAGAAGATAGAGATCTTGAGTGGCATTAATGACATGAAGAATGAGTTTCAGTCCTTTTTGGTAACAATCTCTTCTTATTTGATTGATTAGTAGAATATATTTCAGCACTATAAAAAGGAAGAACTGAGTCAGCCATACAATTTTTTCATGAGACTTTAAGAAATGGTCATGTGGCACTCTTTcctacaaaatatgcaaactacTCAAAAGAAGCGAACACCTACATGTTTTAGAACACTACTCAAAGAGCTTCTCTTACAAATGCAATATGCAATGTTAGCACTCTCTTTATCCTTAGAACATGAGAACCAATGTACCATGCATACATGGCACAACTATTGGGCTAGTCTGCATATTGAACCGAGTTATGGATTCTTAGTGATTATAAAGGTTAGCTGCTTTGCTGTATCTACCTGGTACATGTGCATATGCTAAATATGGTGCTGGATACGAAGCATTTTCACAGCGTTAGATATATCAGTTAAAGTATAACATCTTGCGCAGGAAAATTAGATTCCTAACACATTGCAGGAATACTTAACATTGCTTGACATTAAATTGTTTGTGGTCTTGAAGACTGTATTAAGCTAGATTATGTTTGCTTATACTCATTTTGATTTAGTAAAACCTTACATCTCATTTCATTTcgtactgttttttttttaactcagAAAAGATGAATGCTGTTTCATTTTTGTCCAATGCAATCTAGTTCCAAAACAAACTTTCTTGGCAGCAGAATGATGAACTTTGTTTTTAGCCTTCTAGGTTGCATTCATATTCTGTTGCATCTGATTTTGTCCACCCACCTGATTTTGTGTTTCCTTTGTTTGATGCTTTGAACAGGAATCTTTTGACTCGTCAAAACCAGTCACGTCTGAAGATATCCGCTCTGTTTTCGAGAATCTGGCGAAAAAGAAGAAACAGAGGTTATCTTAGAGCTTGTGCCACCTCAGCCCCCCCGCTAAGGCAAGCAGTCTGCTGCTGGGTAGCGTATTGCTGGTTGGGTACCTTCAGATACCCTGAGTAATGTCATCTTAGGTGCTACTGGACTTAACAGTAATGTGTTCTAGCAGGAACATGGTGATGTTTAATGTACCGAAGCCACTCGCAGTAGATTTGGATGGCCCAGCTGGCAAGCAACCTGTTTGCTCCTTAATCTGAACGCTGTTAGGTAGTAATTTACATTGTGTTACCATTTACGAGTCTCTTGCAGTTGCAAGTTTTACTAGAGCTGAACCAGGTTCTGCTTGAGTATGATGCTCGCCCTTCTCAAGTTCTGGGTTTGCTGATGTCCGATAGAACCATCTTACCCATGAACAAAGACAGCTCTGCCAAGCTAGCTGCTTTCAGAGCATAGCATGCCTCGCAGCGATGACATTTCCACCGTTGGGATGCATACGGAATTGGTCGAAGAGATGTAGATGCCAGATGGTCCCCCGATGGGACGCCTACAAGCTAACATCAATGGCACAGGACCGTCGTTATCCTATCATTAGCCTCTGTTCGTATGATTGCGGTTTGTTTGGCTTGTTTTAGCTCTCAAATCGCTTTCGTTTCGTCGTTCCTGTCGTATGCTAGTACTAGCTGGTTGCTGGTATGATGTGCAGGTACGACGGTGCATGAATGATTCGATTTGGACGAGATAAGCAGCTCCGACACGAACGATCTATCCCAATCCCCTCCAACGTCGTCTTCGGCTTCAACGGCGACCGGCTCCGACGCGGTCTGGGCCACCCCCTCGCCAACAAATTCATCCCCTGGTCGTGGGAGAGCCCCGGCCAGCCCTGCTCCAGAGGTGTCTCCCTCTCCCCCACCTCTTGGTGCCCCGTGCTGGAGGCCAAGAGTGAAGCTTTGTGTCATCCCGCGCACCGTGGAGGTGGTCGCTGACGAGGTCGCGCTCGAAAGAGCATTGGTCGCGGTGGTCGCGGGTACCCGGCCGGTAATGTCAACGGCTGATGTCTAGGATTATCTGCTTGGTCGCTTTGGGGTTGAACCGGGTTCCTTCCTAGTTCAACCCTATTACCCCGATGACTtcgggcctgtttggtttgagcttattttagggactaaaacttgcttattttgaggactaaagtttagttttcCTGTTTGGTTCTAGAGGCTAAACAACATTTAATGTCCTGTACAATTACCACATTGCCCCTAATGTCCTAGTGCACGACATCTTCAGCTTCGGCAAAGGCGTGCGTCCTTCTCTGCTGCTCGGATGCTCTGTTCTCCACTTCTCCTCTCAGCTCTCGCTCAACGCTCTCGCCGTAATAGCAGAGGCTGGGAGGGCTGTCGTACTTCGTCGACGCTAAGGAGAAGGACGATCGGGTGCTGGTGCTGGACATGGGCTCGCTGAACAGCGTCCACGACAGGGCCCGGGGGTAGCGGATCAGGGTGCGGCGACAGGGGGGCTGGGGGGGACTGGTGTGTGCGACGGCGGGGATGGCGCAGGGGCCAGCAACGGGGGAGATGGGTGGGTGcggccgggggagggggggggcgAGTCAAACAGACAAGCAT
It includes:
- the LOC101761878 gene encoding putative E3 ubiquitin-protein ligase UBR7, which codes for MADTARDGVDAFADEVEPTLTIGEYIEGIEAEELEVDLVLGGDDGKECTYAGGYLKRQAVFSCLTCVPDGVAGVCTACSLACHDGHEIVELWTKRRFRCDCGNSKFGGHLCKLCPEKDSENPENCYNHNFKGSYCTCGRPYPDPEAKEQVEMIQCCICEDWFHEDHIGLNSIEEIPRDEEGEPLYEDFICHKCSPVCHFLKLYPQTIWASGKQKLASQTDTSNSTVMEGGPSDQANIEKHENGDLVDHMCGEKTSMENGTAKDIAVPEKANLGSSSGDICKLGMDVNTMPAVTERNMPFFMSKGWRDTLCRCETCTNFYAQQGIAYLVDKEDSIEEYEKIAKQKREKKLEQQEGAETNFLNSLNHVQKIEILSGINDMKNEFQSFLESFDSSKPVTSEDIRSVFENLAKKKKQRLS